One Methanococcus voltae genomic region harbors:
- the rpl4p gene encoding 50S ribosomal protein L4 has product MNAKIFNLDGSEKGEVAIPSVFNTEYRPDLIKRAVISSLTAKLQPKGSNLLAGHRTSAKSIGKGHGRARVRRTAQGGAAFVPQAVGGRRAHGPKVEKILLERINRKERLKALQSAIAASANVEIVKARGHIIPDVPALPLIVSEEFESIVKTKDALEVFKALKLDADLARAKDGISIKAGRGKLRGRKYKKPRSVLVVVSKACDAVKASKNVAGVDVITADDLGTMHIAPGTAAGRLTLWTEGAIEALREKFE; this is encoded by the coding sequence ATGAACGCAAAAATATTCAACTTAGATGGTTCTGAAAAAGGAGAAGTAGCAATACCATCCGTATTCAACACCGAATACAGACCTGACTTGATTAAAAGAGCTGTAATTTCATCATTGACCGCAAAATTACAACCAAAAGGTTCAAATTTATTAGCTGGTCACAGAACTTCTGCTAAATCAATCGGTAAAGGTCACGGTAGAGCAAGAGTAAGAAGAACCGCTCAAGGTGGTGCAGCTTTCGTACCTCAAGCAGTTGGCGGTAGAAGAGCACACGGACCTAAAGTAGAAAAGATTTTATTAGAAAGAATCAACAGAAAAGAAAGATTAAAAGCTTTACAAAGTGCTATTGCTGCAAGTGCAAACGTAGAAATTGTAAAAGCAAGAGGACACATCATACCTGATGTTCCAGCATTACCTTTAATCGTAAGTGAAGAATTCGAAAGTATTGTTAAAACAAAAGATGCTTTAGAAGTATTCAAAGCTTTAAAATTAGATGCAGACTTAGCTAGAGCTAAAGACGGTATCTCAATTAAAGCCGGTAGAGGTAAATTAAGAGGAAGAAAATACAAAAAACCAAGAAGTGTTTTGGTTGTTGTATCAAAAGCTTGCGATGCTGTTAAAGCTTCCAAAAACGTTGCAGGTGTTGACGTAATCACAGCTGATGACTTAGGTACTATGCACATAGCACCAGGTACTGCTGCAGGTAGATTAACACTCTGGACTGAAGGAGCTATTGAAGCATTAAGGGAAAAATTCGAATAA
- a CDS encoding 50S ribosomal protein L3 encodes MGMKKNRPRRGSLAFSPRKRAKRIVPKIRSWPVDEKVRLQAYPVYKAGVTHALYVENNPKSPNAEQEVASPVTVLETPNITIAGIRVYKKDTNGLKVLTEVWAPELDQELARKLTVAKKELKSVDTLDSVVNEIVDVRVIVYTVPKETAIAKKKPEVVEIRVGGSTVDERLNYAKGILGQKLSINDVFEAGEIIDTIAVTKGKGFQGSVKRWGIKVQFGKHQRKGVGRHTGSIGPWRPRRVMWSVPLPGQMGFHQRTEYNKRIFKIGAEGTEVTPKGGFLNYGVLKNGYVLVKGTVQGPAKRLVMLRGAIRAPVDKFGLPEITYISTESKQGN; translated from the coding sequence ATGGGTATGAAAAAAAATAGACCTCGTAGAGGTTCTTTAGCATTTAGCCCAAGAAAAAGAGCTAAAAGAATCGTTCCAAAAATCAGGTCATGGCCTGTTGACGAAAAAGTGAGACTCCAAGCTTACCCTGTATATAAAGCTGGTGTAACACATGCTTTATACGTTGAAAACAACCCAAAAAGTCCAAATGCTGAACAAGAAGTAGCATCCCCAGTAACTGTTTTAGAAACTCCAAATATCACAATCGCTGGTATCAGAGTTTACAAAAAAGATACAAACGGATTAAAAGTATTGACAGAAGTTTGGGCTCCTGAATTAGACCAAGAATTAGCAAGAAAATTGACTGTAGCTAAAAAAGAATTGAAATCAGTTGATACATTAGACTCAGTAGTTAACGAAATCGTTGATGTAAGAGTTATTGTATACACAGTTCCTAAAGAAACAGCAATTGCTAAGAAAAAACCTGAAGTAGTTGAAATTAGAGTTGGCGGTAGCACTGTTGACGAAAGATTAAACTATGCAAAAGGTATCCTCGGTCAAAAATTGTCAATCAACGACGTATTTGAAGCTGGAGAAATCATCGATACAATAGCTGTAACCAAAGGAAAAGGTTTCCAAGGTTCAGTTAAAAGATGGGGCATCAAAGTACAGTTCGGTAAACACCAAAGAAAAGGTGTAGGTAGACACACAGGTTCAATCGGTCCTTGGAGACCAAGAAGAGTTATGTGGTCAGTACCTTTACCTGGTCAGATGGGTTTCCACCAAAGAACTGAATACAACAAGAGAATATTCAAAATTGGTGCAGAAGGAACAGAAGTTACACCTAAAGGTGGATTCTTAAACTACGGTGTACTTAAAAATGGATACGTTTTAGTAAAAGGTACCGTTCAAGGTCCTGCTAAAAGATTAGTTATGTTAAGAGGAGCTATCAGAGCACCAGTTGACAAATTCGGATTACCTGAAATTACATACATCAGCACCGAGTCAAAACAAGGAAACTAA
- a CDS encoding 50S ribosomal protein L2, with amino-acid sequence MGKRLISQNRGRGTPKYTSPSHKRKGAVKYRSYDESEKTGSVVGALIDVLHDPGRSAPVGKVRFENGEERLVLIPEGKKVGDEIACGISAEIKPGNVLPLAEIPEGIPVYNIETIPGDGGKLVRAGGCYAHVVSHDVGKTIIKLPSGYPKVLNPSCRATIGVVAGGGRKEKPLLKAGKKFHALSAKAVAWPRVRGVAMNAVDHPYGGGRHQHTGKPTSVSRHTSPGRKVGHIASRRTGGKR; translated from the coding sequence ATGGGTAAAAGACTAATATCCCAAAATAGAGGTAGAGGGACTCCTAAATACACATCCCCATCTCATAAAAGAAAAGGAGCTGTTAAATACAGGTCATACGACGAATCAGAGAAAACCGGCAGTGTTGTAGGTGCTTTAATCGACGTATTACATGACCCTGGAAGAAGCGCTCCTGTTGGAAAAGTAAGATTTGAAAATGGTGAAGAAAGATTAGTTTTAATCCCTGAAGGTAAAAAAGTTGGGGATGAAATTGCTTGTGGTATCAGTGCAGAAATCAAGCCTGGTAACGTATTACCTTTAGCTGAAATACCTGAAGGTATTCCTGTATACAACATTGAAACTATTCCTGGAGACGGTGGTAAATTAGTTAGAGCTGGTGGTTGCTACGCTCACGTTGTTTCACACGACGTAGGAAAAACTATTATCAAATTACCTTCCGGATATCCAAAAGTTTTAAACCCATCATGTAGAGCTACAATCGGTGTAGTTGCTGGTGGTGGAAGAAAAGAAAAACCTCTTTTGAAAGCAGGTAAGAAATTCCACGCTTTAAGTGCTAAAGCTGTTGCTTGGCCAAGAGTTAGGGGTGTTGCAATGAACGCAGTAGACCACCCTTACGGGGGAGGTAGACACCAACACACAGGTAAACCTACAAGCGTTTCAAGACACACATCACCAGGTAGAAAAGTTGGTCACATAGCTTCAAGAAGAACTGGTGGCAAAAGATAA
- a CDS encoding DUF3343 domain-containing protein, producing the protein MILKKLKNIMSKSESKDDNNSKDKKSEKLSGKGLLIFKNVKDTINSEKTLKKKNYEIKVVAPPAEVREGCDLALQYEIIENVEIIRELKNNGIEVVKSISLEETMLQPIELVKIKKIGEHTMYRSGNMKITLDKNGIISNISGGGCPDVPYLTINLMNRHISKIPENEYPKELGYSLCAYTLHKAFEKAKTHKQN; encoded by the coding sequence ATGATACTTAAAAAATTAAAAAATATCATGTCCAAATCTGAATCAAAAGATGATAATAATTCCAAAGATAAAAAAAGCGAAAAATTATCTGGAAAAGGATTATTAATTTTTAAAAATGTTAAGGATACAATAAACTCTGAAAAAACTCTGAAAAAGAAAAATTATGAGATTAAAGTGGTTGCACCCCCTGCAGAAGTTAGAGAAGGCTGTGACTTGGCATTGCAGTATGAAATAATAGAAAATGTTGAAATAATAAGAGAATTAAAAAACAACGGTATTGAAGTAGTTAAATCTATTTCCCTTGAAGAAACTATGTTACAACCAATCGAACTTGTAAAAATTAAGAAGATTGGCGAGCATACGATGTATAGGTCTGGCAACATGAAAATAACATTGGATAAAAATGGCATAATATCCAATATTTCTGGAGGAGGTTGCCCCGATGTACCATATTTAACAATAAATTTGATGAATAGGCATATCTCAAAAATTCCTGAAAACGAGTATCCTAAAGAATTGGGGTATTCTTTATGTGCATATACACTCCATAAGGCATTTGAAAAAGCTAAAACACATAAACAAAATTAA
- a CDS encoding haloacid dehalogenase gives MEKNLKNLKNSDKFSNQEELIDFFEYKDLKREQILKLSREIVRNCGIVIRKIQKDEEVSFNELTTDLNNLYSHTTEFPEFRKYLGTPQQEYVEAKAYHLITTYKKVPTYAELKEECETLSKESYILGLCDAIGELRRKVLDCISKDNKDDAEFYNETMEVLYDFIMKFDYYHVIDNLRRKQDVSRSLVEKTNGDFVNFIENLKLRNELKKLQK, from the coding sequence TTGGAAAAAAACTTAAAAAACTTAAAGAACTCAGATAAATTTAGTAATCAAGAAGAACTTATAGATTTCTTTGAATATAAAGATTTAAAAAGAGAACAAATATTAAAACTCTCAAGAGAAATCGTAAGAAATTGTGGGATAGTTATTAGAAAAATTCAAAAAGATGAAGAAGTATCATTTAATGAATTAACAACGGATTTAAACAATTTATATTCTCATACAACAGAGTTTCCAGAATTTAGAAAATATTTGGGTACCCCTCAACAGGAATACGTCGAGGCAAAAGCATACCATTTAATAACAACATATAAGAAAGTACCAACATACGCGGAATTAAAGGAAGAATGTGAAACTCTATCAAAAGAAAGTTACATTTTGGGATTATGTGATGCAATAGGGGAGCTCCGTAGAAAAGTATTGGACTGCATTTCTAAAGATAACAAAGATGATGCAGAATTTTATAATGAAACAATGGAAGTTTTATATGATTTTATCATGAAATTTGACTATTATCACGTTATTGATAATTTAAGAAGAAAACAAGATGTTTCAAGAAGTTTAGTGGAAAAAACAAACGGTGATTTTGTTAATTTTATTGAAAATTTAAAACTAAGAAATGAATTAAAAAAATTGCAGAAGTAA
- a CDS encoding NAD(P)H-hydrate dehydratase — protein MVIAGTIPIKGLGLTRGNVEISFDNIRFYNENIPENTVQIPISMGTATLVASCYKTLQYFNRNNELVAILAGDIGDGEGSAKIYEEISRLNNKFLIVHYIKPKISEITKIDFKRNFVVGDAGGMYAGKAAGIGDNFKLFLPDVGELAFLADKDSSHPAYVRGFISEVDDLDVVKLIKMAYETGKMPDNMVIKGETDYIVQKGEIMATVSEPKHAAMECIGGTGDNLTGIISGLIYCGYEISEACTLGCMVNREIANMVTPTPDTKINEIIEAIPDALNKLIK, from the coding sequence ATGGTTATTGCAGGAACTATTCCTATCAAAGGGTTGGGACTTACAAGAGGGAACGTTGAAATTTCTTTTGATAATATAAGATTCTACAATGAGAACATTCCCGAAAATACTGTTCAAATACCTATTTCTATGGGTACTGCTACACTAGTGGCTTCTTGTTACAAAACACTTCAATATTTTAATAGAAATAATGAATTAGTTGCAATTTTAGCTGGCGATATTGGCGATGGAGAAGGTAGCGCCAAAATATATGAAGAAATCAGCAGATTAAACAACAAATTCCTCATAGTACATTATATAAAGCCTAAAATATCTGAAATAACTAAAATTGATTTTAAAAGAAATTTCGTAGTTGGAGATGCCGGTGGAATGTACGCAGGGAAAGCTGCAGGCATAGGCGATAACTTTAAGTTATTTTTGCCAGATGTTGGAGAATTAGCATTTTTAGCAGATAAGGATTCATCACATCCTGCATATGTTAGGGGTTTTATATCTGAAGTCGATGATTTAGATGTAGTTAAACTAATAAAAATGGCATATGAAACAGGTAAAATGCCTGATAATATGGTTATAAAAGGCGAAACTGATTACATTGTGCAGAAAGGAGAAATTATGGCCACAGTTTCAGAGCCAAAACATGCAGCTATGGAATGTATTGGCGGTACGGGCGATAACCTAACAGGTATTATTTCGGGATTAATCTACTGTGGATATGAAATATCTGAAGCTTGTACGTTGGGCTGTATGGTAAATAGAGAAATTGCGAATATGGTTACACCCACTCCAGACACTAAAATCAATGAAATAATTGAAGCAATACCTGATGCGTTAAATAAACTTATAAAGTAA
- a CDS encoding 30S ribosomal protein S19, with protein MARQKKFSGKGGKRKKSTKQNVAPRRRVEFKYKGYTLEQLQEMPVKKFMEIIPSRQRRTMKRGITANQRKLVMKIKKARKLVNRGKEPRVIRTHCRDFVITPEMIGLSFGIYNGKAFKEVKLVEEAVGRFIGEFAPTRAVVQHGSPGMGATRGSMFVPIK; from the coding sequence ATGGCCAGACAAAAAAAGTTTAGTGGAAAAGGCGGCAAAAGAAAAAAGTCAACTAAACAAAATGTGGCTCCTAGAAGAAGAGTAGAATTCAAATACAAAGGATACACATTAGAACAGTTGCAAGAAATGCCTGTAAAAAAATTCATGGAGATAATTCCTTCAAGACAAAGAAGAACTATGAAAAGAGGAATTACTGCAAACCAAAGAAAATTGGTTATGAAAATTAAAAAGGCAAGAAAGCTCGTAAATAGAGGAAAAGAACCAAGAGTTATCAGAACACACTGCAGAGACTTTGTGATTACTCCTGAAATGATTGGTTTATCATTCGGTATTTACAACGGTAAAGCTTTCAAAGAAGTAAAATTAGTTGAAGAAGCTGTTGGTAGATTCATTGGTGAATTTGCACCAACAAGAGCTGTTGTTCAACACGGTTCCCCAGGTATGGGTGCTACAAGAGGTTCAATGTTCGTACCTATTAAATAA
- a CDS encoding YeeE/YedE thiosulfate transporter family protein: MNWLPAIGTLIFGAIIGYLGQRSALCFCGGIRDMILIKDSWLFKGLVGFIGGALVTAIVFSLLGQLPTFPWIITKGLTAIPGDAAGNLGLMPHLIVTVIGGIGVGIISVIQGGCPFRNLVMAGEGNKTAIAYVFGMVVGAIIFHQWVVALVQSILA, encoded by the coding sequence ATAAACTGGCTTCCAGCAATTGGAACATTAATATTCGGAGCCATTATTGGATACCTCGGACAAAGGTCTGCACTCTGTTTCTGTGGTGGTATTCGGGACATGATATTAATCAAAGATAGCTGGCTATTTAAGGGTTTAGTTGGATTTATTGGAGGGGCTCTTGTAACTGCAATAGTATTCAGCTTATTAGGTCAATTACCTACATTCCCATGGATAATTACAAAAGGACTTACCGCAATACCTGGAGATGCTGCAGGTAATCTCGGATTAATGCCTCACTTAATAGTTACCGTTATTGGCGGTATTGGCGTTGGTATCATATCAGTTATTCAAGGTGGCTGTCCATTTAGAAACTTAGTTATGGCTGGAGAAGGAAACAAAACAGCTATTGCTTACGTATTTGGTATGGTTGTAGGAGCAATTATATTCCACCAGTGGGTTGTAGCATTGGTTCAATCAATTTTAGCATAA
- a CDS encoding cytochrome C, with amino-acid sequence MKITPGKVGLFAGFSAIILETIFKVTPPPAYGLCIACHTRDLTNWIVNNALGTSLGMAPVSKAIPVLTVIGVIIGALVAAKANNDFKLRTTHNMTIGFILGLLVINFALLMGGCPVRMALRTAYGDVIALVGLVCIAIGVYLATEFYLKKA; translated from the coding sequence ATGAAAATTACACCGGGAAAAGTTGGATTATTTGCAGGATTTTCAGCAATAATATTGGAAACTATTTTTAAAGTTACGCCACCACCAGCATACGGTTTGTGTATTGCCTGCCACACAAGAGATTTAACAAATTGGATTGTTAATAACGCACTTGGAACCTCATTAGGTATGGCACCCGTTTCAAAAGCAATTCCTGTATTAACAGTAATTGGCGTAATTATAGGAGCTTTAGTAGCTGCAAAAGCAAATAACGATTTTAAATTAAGAACTACTCACAATATGACTATTGGATTTATTTTAGGTCTTTTGGTTATAAACTTTGCATTATTAATGGGAGGATGTCCTGTTAGAATGGCTTTAAGAACTGCTTACGGAGATGTAATAGCTTTAGTAGGTTTAGTATGTATAGCAATCGGAGTATACCTAGCTACAGAATTTTATTTAAAAAAGGCTTAA
- a CDS encoding 50S ribosomal protein L23, which translates to MDAFDVIKTPIISEKTMKLIEEENKIVFYVERKATKEDVKKAMKELFEVEAKSVNTEITPKGLKKAYITLKEEFDASEVAANLGIY; encoded by the coding sequence ATGGATGCCTTTGACGTAATTAAAACACCTATTATCAGTGAAAAAACAATGAAACTGATAGAGGAAGAAAACAAGATTGTATTCTATGTGGAAAGGAAAGCCACAAAAGAAGACGTTAAAAAAGCTATGAAAGAGTTATTCGAAGTTGAAGCTAAAAGCGTTAACACCGAAATAACACCGAAAGGACTTAAAAAAGCTTACATTACATTAAAAGAAGAATTTGATGCAAGTGAAGTAGCTGCAAACTTAGGTATTTACTAA
- the npdG gene encoding NADPH-dependent F420 reductase: MKVAILGGTGDQGLGLAMRFAMNENNEVIIGSRKEEKAIEAAKEAMERLDALKSNTSKITINAMTNLDAAKEADVVILSLPFEYTISTLKDLVEVLNGKIVVSLMVPLASAFGDKPTRVITCPQGSVAEMVQAYLPESTVVSGFHNVCHKCLCDLENPIDCDVLIAGDDKEANKIVVELANTINGVRGIDCGKLEISRYIEQITPLLVQLNIKYKAKGTGLRITGLNL, translated from the coding sequence ATGAAAGTAGCAATATTGGGCGGAACCGGAGACCAAGGATTAGGTCTAGCAATGAGATTTGCAATGAATGAAAATAATGAAGTTATCATTGGTTCAAGGAAAGAAGAAAAAGCAATCGAAGCTGCAAAAGAAGCAATGGAACGTTTAGATGCTTTAAAATCAAATACTTCAAAAATAACAATAAACGCAATGACAAATTTAGATGCTGCAAAAGAAGCAGACGTAGTAATTTTATCATTACCTTTTGAATACACTATTTCAACATTAAAAGATTTAGTAGAAGTTTTAAATGGTAAAATTGTAGTTTCTTTAATGGTTCCATTAGCAAGTGCATTTGGGGACAAACCTACAAGGGTTATAACCTGCCCACAAGGTTCAGTAGCTGAAATGGTACAAGCTTACTTGCCAGAATCAACTGTTGTAAGTGGTTTCCACAACGTATGTCATAAGTGTTTATGCGATTTGGAAAACCCAATAGACTGCGATGTTTTGATTGCAGGTGATGATAAAGAAGCAAACAAAATTGTTGTAGAACTTGCAAATACAATCAATGGTGTTAGGGGAATCGATTGTGGAAAATTAGAAATTTCAAGATACATCGAACAAATAACCCCACTTTTAGTTCAATTAAATATTAAATACAAAGCTAAAGGAACAGGATTAAGAATAACAGGATTGAATTTATAA